A genomic region of Barnesiella viscericola DSM 18177 contains the following coding sequences:
- a CDS encoding polysaccharide biosynthesis/export family protein, with protein sequence MIDVEDIPADVLNAAVPQPSPVLAPGDILDISVMAKNQEVVIPFNKRLVQSEAYMRSGNTKAVEFYLVDQNGDIEFPVLGCLHVAGKSKKEVELMIQEALYPKYLSELPQVSVWIQNFTISVLGDVTRPGMFTIENERVSILDAIALAGDLSITGRRDNVLLVRVNSDGTKNIARINLNDKNLVTSPYFYLQQNDVLYVQPNKSKANSAVVVPPTTSLVFSATSILLTIANLIITAWSISK encoded by the coding sequence ATGATTGATGTGGAGGATATTCCTGCCGATGTATTAAACGCGGCAGTCCCTCAGCCGTCGCCGGTTTTGGCCCCGGGCGACATTCTTGATATATCGGTCATGGCCAAGAATCAAGAGGTGGTAATCCCCTTTAACAAGCGGCTGGTTCAAAGCGAGGCTTATATGCGAAGCGGTAATACCAAGGCCGTGGAGTTTTATCTGGTCGACCAGAACGGTGATATTGAATTTCCGGTATTGGGCTGTCTGCATGTAGCAGGGAAGAGCAAGAAAGAGGTAGAGCTGATGATTCAGGAGGCTCTCTATCCTAAATACCTGAGTGAGTTGCCGCAAGTGTCGGTGTGGATACAGAACTTTACCATTTCGGTGTTGGGCGATGTAACCCGGCCGGGTATGTTTACTATTGAAAACGAGCGGGTGAGTATTCTCGATGCCATCGCTTTGGCAGGCGATCTGTCCATTACCGGGCGCCGTGATAACGTACTCTTGGTGAGAGTGAATTCCGATGGAACAAAAAATATTGCAAGAATCAATCTGAATGATAAGAATCTGGTTACTTCACCCTATTTCTATCTGCAACAGAACGATGTACTCTATGTGCAACCCAATAAGTCGAAAGCCAATTCGGCCGTAGTCGTACCACCTACCACCTCGCTGGTATTTAGTGCCACATCTATTCTGTTGACAATTGCCAACCTTATTATTACAGCTTGGAGTATTTCTAAATAA
- a CDS encoding DcaP family trimeric outer membrane transporter — protein sequence MKKMIFFWVCAWGLLLLPFHAAAADTQSAEPAQRSSRQAPDDASDRIVFLWGGNAANGELIGMFYDTRQLHFQDPRAPRFLLVDRKGRVAFGIGGYVKVTASYDFEGAVPNRDFLTYDIPVPGNPSQRNQFQMDASTSHLFFKLVGDNAVLGKFSVFVDGDFRAGQNYGFRLDQAYVQARGFLIGQTWSTFVDAAAAPPTIDYEGPTGMTSVRNVMARYTLNLGKHWQMALAAEAPSVTCTLDEGYNASISQRMPDIPFYVQYGWNGGHDHIRASGLLRGLSYRDLVAERNRSVLGWAVQLSGITHITRKLSLYYQGVYGYGYGEYLNGLSDEGFDLIPDPDTQGKLYAPETLGYVAGLQYAFSPKFFISASYSQSRVYSKQGALSPESYRYAQYIVGNAFYNLTTDCSIGIEYLYGRRSNLNRQDGEANRINTMIRYNF from the coding sequence ATGAAAAAAATGATCTTTTTCTGGGTTTGTGCTTGGGGGCTTCTATTGTTGCCGTTCCATGCTGCCGCTGCCGATACCCAGTCGGCCGAACCGGCACAGCGGAGTAGCCGACAGGCTCCGGACGATGCCTCGGACCGCATTGTTTTCCTGTGGGGCGGGAATGCCGCCAACGGTGAGTTGATAGGTATGTTCTATGACACCCGGCAGCTCCATTTCCAGGACCCTCGTGCGCCCCGATTCCTGCTGGTCGACCGTAAGGGACGTGTGGCATTCGGTATAGGTGGTTATGTAAAGGTGACGGCTTCCTACGATTTTGAAGGCGCCGTGCCCAATCGCGATTTCCTTACCTACGATATTCCCGTACCCGGCAATCCGTCTCAGCGCAACCAGTTCCAGATGGACGCTTCGACCTCGCACCTCTTTTTTAAGTTGGTAGGCGACAATGCCGTGCTGGGCAAGTTCTCGGTCTTTGTCGACGGTGATTTCAGGGCCGGACAGAACTATGGATTCCGCCTCGACCAGGCTTATGTGCAGGCGCGCGGATTCCTGATAGGACAGACGTGGAGTACCTTTGTCGATGCGGCGGCCGCACCTCCTACCATCGACTATGAGGGACCTACCGGCATGACCAGTGTGCGCAATGTAATGGCACGTTATACGCTCAATCTGGGGAAGCACTGGCAGATGGCTCTGGCCGCCGAAGCCCCGTCGGTCACTTGTACGCTCGACGAGGGGTATAACGCGTCAATCAGCCAGCGCATGCCCGACATACCTTTTTATGTTCAATACGGTTGGAACGGAGGTCACGACCACATACGCGCATCGGGTCTGTTGCGGGGACTCTCTTATCGCGACCTGGTGGCCGAGCGCAACCGGTCGGTATTGGGGTGGGCCGTTCAGCTCTCGGGTATTACCCACATCACCCGCAAGTTGTCGCTTTATTACCAAGGCGTTTACGGATATGGCTATGGTGAGTATCTGAACGGGTTGAGCGACGAGGGTTTCGACCTCATTCCCGACCCCGATACCCAGGGCAAACTCTATGCCCCCGAGACGCTGGGCTATGTGGCCGGTCTGCAATATGCCTTCTCACCCAAATTCTTTATCTCGGCCTCGTACAGCCAGAGCCGGGTATACAGCAAACAGGGAGCCCTGTCGCCCGAATCCTATCGCTATGCCCAGTATATCGTGGGGAATGCCTTTTACAACCTCACGACCGATTGCAGCATAGGTATCGAATATCTTTATGGCCGCCGTTCCAATTTGAATCGTCAGGACGGGGAGGCTAACCGCATCAATACGATGATACGGTATAACTTCTGA
- a CDS encoding uracil-DNA glycosylase family protein, which produces MADDTSPSPAPVEMHPLSPFLPAQARILLLGSFPPPRKRWSMEFFYPNFTNDMWRIFGLLFFNDKDHFVDTEHKRFRREAIENFLQEQGIAVSDTVAVARRLNGNASDLTLEVVESLDLARMLDRLPYCHTLVTTGQKATDTLCAITGATPPPIGQYASLTYHGRSMRLYRMPSTSRAYPKPLAEKAAVYRTIFQDLTIQTY; this is translated from the coding sequence ATGGCTGACGATACAAGCCCTTCGCCCGCACCCGTCGAGATGCACCCCCTGTCTCCGTTTCTTCCGGCACAGGCCCGCATCTTGCTGCTGGGCAGTTTTCCTCCGCCCCGCAAACGCTGGTCGATGGAGTTTTTCTACCCCAACTTCACCAACGACATGTGGCGCATCTTCGGGCTTCTCTTCTTCAACGACAAAGACCACTTTGTCGATACCGAGCACAAGCGGTTCCGCCGCGAAGCCATCGAGAACTTTCTTCAAGAACAGGGCATTGCCGTGAGCGATACCGTGGCCGTGGCACGACGACTGAATGGCAATGCCTCGGACCTGACGCTCGAAGTGGTCGAGTCGCTCGATCTGGCCCGCATGCTCGACCGGCTGCCCTACTGCCACACGCTCGTAACCACCGGGCAGAAGGCTACCGACACGCTGTGTGCCATCACCGGAGCTACACCGCCCCCAATCGGGCAGTATGCCTCGCTCACCTACCATGGCCGCTCCATGCGACTCTACCGCATGCCCTCGACCTCTCGGGCCTACCCTAAACCGCTTGCCGAGAAAGCAGCCGTCTATCGCACGATTTTCCAAGATTTGACGATACAGACGTATTAA
- a CDS encoding DedA family protein, with amino-acid sequence MESLSFIQWCLDNLNYWTITFLMMIESSFIPFPSEIVIIPAAYKAAYGELNMYLVILFGTLGADIGAIINYYLALWIGRPLVYKFANSRVGHMCLLDQGKVETAERYFDKHGSISTLIGRLIPAVRQLISIPAGLARMKFSKFILFTTLGAMCWNIVLAAIGYGFHAVIPEDELILKVQTYSHEILYVLIAICVFIVGFLIYKGMKKPK; translated from the coding sequence ATGGAATCATTATCGTTTATACAATGGTGCCTCGATAATCTCAATTACTGGACCATTACGTTCCTCATGATGATCGAGAGTTCGTTTATCCCCTTCCCCTCCGAAATCGTTATCATACCGGCAGCCTACAAGGCAGCCTACGGTGAACTGAATATGTATCTGGTCATTCTCTTCGGTACCCTCGGGGCCGACATTGGTGCCATCATCAACTACTACCTGGCCCTCTGGATAGGCCGCCCGCTCGTCTACAAATTTGCCAACAGCCGCGTGGGGCACATGTGCCTGCTCGATCAAGGCAAGGTGGAGACGGCCGAACGCTATTTCGACAAGCACGGCAGCATATCGACCCTCATCGGCCGCCTGATTCCGGCAGTGCGTCAGCTCATCTCCATTCCCGCTGGTCTGGCCCGCATGAAATTCTCGAAGTTTATCCTTTTCACCACCCTGGGTGCCATGTGCTGGAACATCGTACTGGCTGCCATCGGCTACGGCTTCCACGCCGTTATTCCCGAGGACGAACTCATCTTGAAGGTGCAGACATACAGTCACGAAATCCTCTACGTGCTCATCGCCATCTGCGTGTTCATCGTGGGGTTCCTTATCTACAAGGGTATGAAAAAACCAAAGTAA
- a CDS encoding arylsulfatase, whose amino-acid sequence MNRTLFVPFMLGTAALPLSAQKATPPNIVLIMCDDMGFSDLGCYGSEIQTPHLDSLADAGVRFSQFKNTGRSCPSRASLLTGRYQHEVGMGWMTAVDEHRPGYRGQISKTYPTIAEILKANGYDTYMSGKWHVTVDGAFDGPNGSYPTQRGFDRYYGCLSGGGSYYEPTPLYNDLTPVTDLPDDYYYTTAISDSAVSFIRQQPTDAPMFLYVAYYAPHLPLQAPADRVEKCKARYRVGYDVLRKQRFEKQKALGLVPAEMELPVYNREFGGKRPAWEELTDSQREQWIQDMATYAAMIEIMDDGVGQIVEAFREKGNLENTVFLFLSDNGATLEGGYLGQLMADLSNTPYRSYKKWVYQGGTSTPFIMTFGNTGKNVLKGQVCKQVAHIIDLLPTCMDLASASYPSDRFEHADLPGTSLLPAVRGGALQNRTLFFEHQSSCAVIADNWKLVRNDRNSPWELINLSTDPFETEELSSRYPEKARELEQMWDHWAETHRVLPLENKTWTERINYYKALNPDQSGRKE is encoded by the coding sequence ATGAACCGAACTCTGTTTGTACCTTTCATGTTGGGAACCGCAGCCCTTCCCCTTTCGGCCCAAAAAGCGACACCACCCAATATCGTACTCATCATGTGCGACGACATGGGCTTCTCGGATTTAGGGTGTTACGGCAGCGAAATCCAAACACCTCATCTGGACAGCCTCGCCGATGCCGGCGTGCGATTCAGCCAGTTCAAGAACACGGGGCGCAGTTGCCCGTCGCGCGCCTCGCTGCTTACCGGCCGCTATCAACACGAGGTGGGCATGGGCTGGATGACTGCCGTGGACGAACACCGCCCGGGATATAGAGGTCAAATATCAAAAACCTACCCGACCATCGCCGAAATCTTGAAGGCCAACGGATACGACACCTACATGAGCGGCAAATGGCATGTCACGGTCGACGGGGCTTTCGACGGGCCCAACGGCAGCTACCCCACCCAACGCGGGTTCGACCGCTACTATGGCTGCCTGTCGGGTGGAGGCAGCTACTACGAGCCTACCCCGCTTTACAACGACCTGACACCCGTTACCGACCTGCCCGACGACTATTACTACACCACGGCCATATCCGACTCGGCCGTCAGTTTCATACGACAACAACCGACCGATGCCCCCATGTTCCTCTATGTAGCCTACTATGCCCCGCACCTCCCCTTGCAGGCTCCGGCCGACCGGGTTGAAAAGTGCAAGGCTCGCTACCGGGTTGGATACGACGTGTTGCGCAAGCAGCGGTTTGAGAAGCAAAAAGCGCTGGGCCTGGTTCCCGCCGAGATGGAATTGCCCGTCTATAACCGGGAGTTCGGCGGCAAACGCCCCGCCTGGGAGGAGCTTACCGACTCTCAACGCGAACAGTGGATTCAGGATATGGCCACCTATGCCGCCATGATTGAAATCATGGACGACGGGGTGGGTCAGATTGTCGAGGCTTTCCGCGAAAAAGGGAACCTGGAAAACACGGTCTTCCTCTTCCTGAGCGACAACGGAGCTACGCTGGAAGGCGGCTATCTGGGACAACTGATGGCCGACCTCTCCAACACACCTTACCGCAGTTATAAGAAATGGGTCTATCAAGGCGGGACAAGTACCCCCTTCATCATGACCTTCGGCAATACCGGGAAAAACGTTCTGAAAGGTCAGGTATGCAAACAGGTGGCTCACATCATCGACCTGCTGCCTACCTGCATGGATCTGGCCTCGGCCAGTTACCCCTCCGACCGATTCGAGCACGCCGACTTGCCCGGAACCAGCCTGCTCCCGGCCGTGAGGGGTGGTGCCTTGCAAAATCGCACCCTGTTCTTTGAGCACCAAAGTTCGTGTGCCGTCATCGCAGATAACTGGAAACTGGTGCGCAACGACCGGAACAGCCCTTGGGAACTGATAAACCTCTCGACCGATCCCTTTGAAACCGAGGAGCTCTCTTCCCGCTATCCCGAGAAAGCCCGGGAGTTGGAACAGATGTGGGACCATTGGGCCGAGACTCACCGGGTGCTTCCCTTGGAGAATAAGACCTGGACCGAACGCATCAACTATTATAAGGCGTTGAACCCCGACCAAAGCGGACGGAAAGAGTAA
- the rpe gene encoding ribulose-phosphate 3-epimerase: protein MSVLISPSLLSADFGNLNSEIDLINESEADWLHIDVMDGVFVPNISFGFPVLEFVNRRCAKPLDVHLMIVEPQKFINEVKQIGGAIMTVHYEACTHLHRVVQQIHAAGMKAGVSLNPHTPVALLEDIIEDVDVVLLMSVNPGFGGQKFIPRILDKVRDLKAMIARRHAHALIEIDGGVNLETGRQLVEAGADALVAGSFVFHSEAPLETIARLKQL, encoded by the coding sequence ATGAGCGTACTAATTTCTCCGTCGCTGCTTTCGGCCGATTTCGGGAACTTGAACAGCGAAATCGACCTCATCAACGAGAGCGAGGCCGACTGGTTGCATATCGATGTGATGGACGGTGTGTTTGTTCCCAATATTTCGTTTGGCTTCCCGGTGCTCGAATTTGTAAACCGCCGGTGCGCCAAGCCACTCGACGTGCACCTGATGATTGTGGAGCCGCAGAAATTTATCAACGAGGTCAAGCAGATAGGCGGTGCCATCATGACGGTACATTACGAGGCTTGTACTCACCTGCACCGGGTGGTGCAGCAGATTCATGCAGCAGGCATGAAGGCGGGTGTTTCGCTCAATCCGCACACCCCGGTCGCGCTGCTCGAAGATATTATCGAAGATGTCGACGTGGTGCTGCTCATGTCGGTCAACCCCGGATTCGGAGGGCAGAAATTTATCCCCCGCATTCTCGACAAGGTGCGCGACTTGAAGGCGATGATTGCCCGCCGCCACGCGCATGCTCTCATCGAGATAGACGGCGGCGTGAACCTCGAAACGGGGCGACAACTGGTCGAGGCTGGTGCCGACGCGCTGGTGGCTGGCAGCTTTGTCTTCCACTCCGAGGCTCCGCTCGAAACCATTGCCCGGCTGAAACAGCTGTAA
- a CDS encoding transglutaminase-like domain-containing protein has translation MKRTHALMLLFAGVACTVASCTSSGISADSQRQLETVLDDSPRSDSLRVLLKETPRDEQEAMAYLLAWMPQGDRDTMDLALLRENVTYACRARAEFPWAKALPDSIFLNEVLPYASVDEVRDAWRKDFYERFAPRVRGCKTLREALDTVNAIIPQVVGVEYNTLREKTNQSPSESMRQGMASCTGLSILLVDALRSVGIPARFAGTAAWHDNRGNHSWTEVWLDGTWHSTEYYLPPALDGAWFMADAGQSTPGDRIHGIYAVSFRPTGDWFPMVWNEESRDVHAVDVSQRYIDLYGQQTQAILQQDTHTTVTFVMYKDKQHSSNSKDRVEANVDVFCDGVQLGGGRTAGPLQDMNDALKFLLKKNQTYTFVYENARGERTTVESVVGAEPVTVVGYME, from the coding sequence ATGAAAAGAACTCATGCCCTTATGCTGCTGTTCGCCGGAGTGGCCTGCACGGTGGCAAGTTGCACCTCGTCGGGCATCTCGGCCGACAGTCAGCGACAACTCGAAACCGTCCTCGACGATTCGCCCCGTTCCGACAGCCTGCGCGTGCTGCTCAAAGAGACGCCTCGCGATGAACAGGAGGCAATGGCCTACCTGTTGGCCTGGATGCCCCAAGGCGACCGCGACACGATGGACCTGGCGCTGTTGCGCGAGAATGTGACTTATGCCTGCCGTGCCCGCGCCGAATTTCCCTGGGCCAAGGCGTTGCCCGACTCGATTTTCCTCAACGAGGTGTTGCCCTATGCCTCGGTCGATGAGGTGCGCGATGCCTGGCGAAAAGATTTTTACGAGCGCTTTGCGCCCCGGGTGCGGGGCTGCAAGACCCTGCGTGAGGCTCTCGATACCGTCAATGCCATTATCCCTCAGGTAGTAGGAGTGGAATATAACACTTTGCGTGAGAAGACCAACCAAAGTCCGTCGGAGTCGATGCGCCAGGGCATGGCCTCCTGCACGGGTCTCTCTATTCTGTTGGTCGACGCCCTCCGTTCGGTGGGTATTCCGGCCCGTTTCGCGGGGACGGCCGCCTGGCACGACAACCGGGGTAACCACAGTTGGACCGAGGTGTGGCTCGACGGTACCTGGCACTCGACCGAGTACTATCTGCCGCCGGCCCTCGACGGAGCCTGGTTCATGGCCGATGCCGGTCAGTCGACTCCGGGCGACCGCATTCACGGTATCTATGCCGTTTCGTTCCGGCCCACCGGTGACTGGTTTCCCATGGTGTGGAATGAGGAGTCGCGCGATGTGCATGCCGTCGATGTGTCGCAACGTTATATCGACCTGTATGGGCAACAGACCCAGGCGATACTTCAACAGGATACCCACACCACGGTCACCTTTGTCATGTATAAGGACAAGCAGCACAGCTCGAACTCGAAGGATCGGGTCGAGGCCAATGTCGACGTTTTCTGCGACGGGGTGCAACTGGGTGGAGGCCGCACGGCCGGTCCCTTGCAGGATATGAACGATGCCCTCAAATTCCTGTTGAAAAAGAACCAGACCTATACGTTCGTTTATGAGAATGCCCGGGGCGAACGCACCACGGTCGAGTCGGTCGTAGGAGCCGAACCGGTGACCGTTGTAGGCTATATGGAATAA
- a CDS encoding copper homeostasis protein CutC, protein METELCAFSLEACRAAARAGVTRVELCASPYEGGTTPSAALIRRARQIPHLQLSVMIRPRGGDFLYTDDEFDLMLDEVDFARECGADCVVAGMLTPDGRVDEERTARLVDRCGSMQFTFHRAFDMTRDTAEALESLVRAGCYRVLTSGGRNTAMEGIDTIRALVAQSAGRIAIMAGSGVSPSNVRQLAGTGVDAVHFSARSLVESGMTYRNPTVSMGGVPGIPEYASVGADETKIREILDQLNS, encoded by the coding sequence ATCGAAACCGAATTGTGTGCCTTTTCGCTCGAAGCCTGTCGCGCTGCGGCTCGTGCGGGGGTGACGCGGGTAGAGTTGTGCGCCTCGCCCTATGAAGGGGGGACGACCCCCTCGGCAGCCCTGATTCGCCGGGCTCGCCAAATACCCCATCTGCAACTGAGTGTGATGATTCGCCCCCGGGGTGGCGATTTTCTCTATACCGACGATGAGTTTGACCTCATGCTCGACGAGGTTGACTTTGCCCGCGAGTGTGGAGCCGACTGCGTGGTGGCCGGTATGCTCACCCCCGACGGTCGTGTCGACGAGGAGCGTACCGCCCGGCTGGTCGATCGTTGCGGTTCGATGCAGTTTACCTTTCACCGGGCTTTCGACATGACCCGCGATACGGCCGAGGCGCTCGAATCGTTGGTACGTGCGGGCTGTTACCGGGTGCTTACCTCGGGTGGCCGCAACACGGCGATGGAGGGAATCGATACGATTCGGGCCCTGGTAGCCCAATCGGCCGGACGTATAGCTATCATGGCCGGTAGCGGTGTGAGTCCGTCGAATGTGCGGCAGCTGGCCGGAACCGGTGTCGATGCCGTGCATTTCAGTGCCCGCAGCCTGGTCGAGAGCGGCATGACCTACCGTAACCCTACCGTCTCGATGGGCGGTGTGCCGGGCATTCCCGAGTATGCCTCGGTGGGTGCCGATGAGACGAAAATTCGTGAAATACTTGATCAACTCAACTCATAA
- a CDS encoding AlbA family DNA-binding domain-containing protein — protein sequence MKPLSEKLYLQQLIEEGEHQQQDFKFEISDARKIARSLSAFANTDGGRLLIGVKDNGRIAGVRSEEEVYMIEAAAQLYCLPQVAIEMHTYTVDGKTVLIAEIPKSAEKPVQAQVAPGKYMAYVRIADENILATAVHLAVWRQKSSPKGSLVKYTEREQLLLDYLAEHGEITVSKYSRLARLSYRSAVDYIARFVRFGLLDICFEHHKFFYRLHQEEGE from the coding sequence ATGAAACCGCTGTCCGAAAAACTCTATTTGCAGCAGCTCATCGAGGAGGGGGAGCACCAGCAGCAGGATTTCAAATTTGAGATTTCAGATGCCCGCAAGATAGCCCGTTCCCTGTCGGCCTTTGCCAATACCGACGGCGGCCGTCTGCTTATCGGGGTGAAAGATAACGGCCGCATAGCCGGGGTGCGCTCCGAAGAGGAGGTCTACATGATCGAGGCAGCGGCGCAGCTCTACTGCCTGCCGCAGGTTGCGATTGAGATGCACACCTATACCGTCGATGGTAAGACCGTACTCATTGCCGAGATTCCGAAGTCTGCCGAAAAGCCGGTGCAGGCTCAGGTAGCTCCCGGCAAGTACATGGCCTATGTGCGCATTGCCGATGAGAACATACTGGCAACGGCCGTGCATCTGGCGGTTTGGCGGCAGAAGAGCAGCCCCAAAGGTTCGCTCGTGAAATATACCGAGCGCGAACAGCTCCTGCTCGACTACCTGGCCGAGCATGGCGAGATTACGGTGAGCAAGTACAGTCGGCTGGCTCGCTTGTCGTACCGCTCGGCGGTGGATTATATTGCCCGGTTTGTCCGCTTCGGGTTGCTCGATATTTGCTTCGAACATCACAAATTTTTCTATCGGCTGCATCAGGAGGAGGGCGAATGA
- a CDS encoding MATE family efflux transporter produces the protein MNTVQLLPYKQHVVSLLKLGLPIVVGQLGMIILGLADTVMIGHHSTDELAAAAFVNNVFNLAIIFATGFSYGLTPLIGMLQGSGNTQGIGRVFRNALVAHTALALLLTAIMYVVYCFVDQMGQPVELLPHIRPYFILQLVSLVFVMLFNSYRQFAEGLTDTRTPMWILLGGNALNIVGNYLLIYGSFGLPEWGLFGAGVSTLVSRVVMLLVFVVIVAGAPRYRAYREAIRHSRFNRNDFVQLNALGWPIALQMGMETAAFSLSAIMVGWLGSVPLAAHQIMISVSTLGFMIYYGMGAALAVRVSHFMGQRDFPNLQRAVHAGLGIIGVLAVAACLFFYLARVPIVYSFTEDPEVMAVVAVLIYSLIVYQFGDALEITFANALRGTADVKPMMWIAFFAYFVMALPVGYLCGFTFGGGVVGVWVAFPAGLFSAGFLFWLRFRYRLHKLIREEGDV, from the coding sequence ATGAATACCGTTCAGTTATTGCCATATAAACAGCATGTGGTCTCGCTGCTCAAACTGGGGCTGCCCATTGTCGTGGGGCAGTTGGGCATGATTATACTGGGTCTGGCCGATACGGTCATGATCGGGCACCACAGTACCGACGAACTGGCGGCTGCCGCCTTTGTCAACAACGTGTTCAATCTGGCTATCATCTTTGCTACCGGCTTCTCCTACGGGCTTACCCCGTTGATAGGCATGTTGCAGGGGAGTGGCAACACGCAGGGGATAGGGCGCGTTTTCCGCAACGCCCTTGTGGCTCACACCGCTCTGGCGCTGTTGCTCACGGCCATCATGTATGTGGTCTATTGCTTTGTCGACCAGATGGGGCAGCCGGTAGAGCTGTTGCCCCACATACGGCCCTACTTCATCTTGCAACTGGTCTCCCTGGTATTTGTTATGCTCTTCAACAGCTACCGGCAGTTTGCCGAGGGGCTCACCGATACCCGCACCCCCATGTGGATTCTGCTGGGGGGCAATGCCTTGAATATCGTGGGGAACTACCTGCTCATCTACGGCAGCTTCGGGTTGCCCGAGTGGGGCCTTTTCGGTGCCGGGGTCAGCACCCTGGTTTCGCGGGTGGTCATGCTGCTGGTCTTCGTTGTCATCGTTGCTGGTGCCCCCAGGTATCGGGCCTATCGGGAGGCCATACGCCACTCGCGGTTCAATCGCAATGACTTTGTGCAACTCAATGCCCTGGGGTGGCCCATTGCCTTGCAGATGGGTATGGAGACGGCAGCCTTCTCGTTGAGTGCCATTATGGTGGGCTGGTTGGGCAGCGTGCCGCTGGCGGCCCATCAGATTATGATTTCGGTCAGCACCCTCGGGTTTATGATTTACTACGGCATGGGGGCCGCTCTGGCCGTGCGGGTGAGTCATTTCATGGGACAACGCGATTTCCCCAATCTGCAACGGGCCGTTCATGCCGGCTTGGGCATCATAGGGGTGCTGGCCGTGGCGGCCTGCCTCTTCTTCTATCTGGCCCGGGTTCCCATCGTTTACAGTTTTACCGAGGATCCCGAGGTGATGGCCGTTGTTGCCGTACTCATCTACTCGCTCATCGTCTACCAGTTTGGCGATGCGTTGGAGATAACCTTTGCCAATGCCCTGCGAGGCACGGCCGACGTGAAGCCCATGATGTGGATTGCCTTCTTCGCCTATTTCGTGATGGCTCTCCCGGTAGGATACCTGTGCGGGTTCACCTTCGGTGGAGGTGTCGTAGGGGTGTGGGTTGCCTTCCCGGCCGGACTCTTTTCGGCTGGATTCCTGTTTTGGTTGCGATTCCGCTATCGCCTGCATAAACTCATCAGAGAGGAGGGCGATGTATGA
- a CDS encoding glycosyltransferase family protein: MKPTLFVLAAGMGSRYGGLKQLDGLGPNGETIMDYSIFDALRGGFGKVVFVIRKDFEQDFREKILSKYEGHIPCELVFQSINDLPEGFTCPEGRTKPWGTNHAVLMGKDVIKEPFAVINADDFYGRESFAILADYLKNLEGKQNDYCMVGYRVGNTLSESGTVARGICEMNASKHLTSVVERTQIERRDGEVKFKEGETWTAIPDNTPVSMNMWGFTPDYFKYSEDYFVNFLKENAGNIKAEFFIPLLVNDLIQSGKVTVTVLDTPSKWFGVTYAADRQSVVDKIQALVDAGEYPAKLF; this comes from the coding sequence ATGAAACCAACTCTTTTTGTCCTGGCTGCCGGTATGGGTAGCCGGTATGGAGGCTTGAAACAGCTCGATGGTCTCGGCCCCAATGGTGAAACGATTATGGACTACTCGATTTTCGATGCCTTGCGGGGCGGATTCGGGAAAGTAGTCTTTGTCATTCGTAAGGATTTTGAACAGGATTTCAGAGAGAAGATTCTCTCCAAATACGAGGGCCATATCCCGTGTGAGTTGGTATTCCAGTCAATCAATGACCTGCCCGAAGGCTTCACCTGTCCCGAGGGACGTACCAAACCTTGGGGTACCAACCATGCCGTGCTGATGGGTAAAGATGTAATCAAGGAGCCGTTTGCCGTAATCAATGCCGACGACTTCTACGGTCGCGAGAGCTTTGCGATTCTGGCCGACTATTTGAAAAATCTCGAAGGTAAGCAAAACGACTACTGCATGGTAGGTTATCGGGTGGGTAATACCCTCTCGGAGAGTGGAACGGTGGCTCGCGGCATTTGTGAGATGAATGCCTCGAAGCATCTGACTTCGGTCGTAGAGCGCACGCAAATCGAGCGTCGCGACGGCGAGGTGAAGTTCAAGGAGGGTGAAACCTGGACGGCTATCCCCGACAATACGCCCGTGTCGATGAACATGTGGGGATTCACACCCGACTATTTCAAATATTCCGAAGACTATTTTGTGAACTTCCTGAAAGAGAATGCCGGCAACATCAAGGCCGAGTTCTTCATTCCGCTCCTGGTCAACGACCTCATTCAGTCGGGTAAGGTGACGGTTACCGTACTCGACACGCCGTCGAAATGGTTCGGTGTGACCTATGCCGCCGACCGTCAGTCGGTAGTCGACAAAATCCAGGCTTTGGTGGATGCCGGCGAGTATCCTGCCAAACTGTTCTGA